A region from the Amycolatopsis camponoti genome encodes:
- a CDS encoding thiamine pyrophosphate-dependent dehydrogenase E1 component subunit alpha, protein MTDTLREAYRVMRTIRAFEERVHDEFATGEIPGFVHLYAGEEASAAGVCAHLDDRDAIASTHRGHGHGIAKGVDVKAMMAEIFGRKTGSCHGKGGSMHIADLSKGMLGASGIVGGGPPLICGTALAAKQQHTGGVGVAFFGDGAGNQGATLEALNLASVWDLPALFVAENNSYAEATSSTWSVASDNIADRAAGFGVPGVIIDGFDFFAVHEAAGEAIERARGGGGPTLIEVKFSRCFGPFGGDQQTYRAGEAADARENLDCLKRFRERVTDNGELPGQVLDDIDAEVAKLIEDAVAEAKAAPKPAKEDLETDVYVSY, encoded by the coding sequence ATGACGGACACCCTGCGGGAGGCGTATCGCGTGATGCGCACCATCCGAGCGTTCGAAGAGCGGGTGCACGACGAGTTCGCGACGGGCGAAATCCCCGGGTTCGTGCACCTCTACGCCGGTGAGGAAGCGTCCGCCGCAGGGGTCTGCGCCCACCTCGACGACCGTGACGCCATCGCCAGCACCCACCGCGGCCACGGCCACGGCATCGCCAAGGGCGTCGACGTCAAAGCCATGATGGCCGAGATCTTCGGTCGCAAGACAGGATCCTGTCACGGCAAGGGTGGCTCGATGCACATCGCCGACCTTTCGAAGGGGATGCTCGGCGCCAGCGGCATCGTCGGCGGCGGCCCGCCGCTCATCTGCGGCACCGCCCTCGCCGCCAAGCAGCAGCACACCGGCGGCGTCGGCGTCGCCTTCTTCGGCGACGGCGCCGGCAACCAGGGGGCGACGCTCGAGGCGCTGAACCTCGCGTCGGTCTGGGACCTCCCAGCCCTCTTCGTCGCCGAGAACAACAGCTACGCCGAAGCGACGTCGAGCACCTGGTCCGTCGCCTCGGACAACATCGCCGACCGCGCCGCCGGGTTCGGCGTGCCGGGCGTGATCATCGACGGGTTCGACTTCTTCGCCGTCCACGAAGCCGCGGGGGAGGCCATCGAACGCGCCCGCGGCGGCGGTGGCCCGACGCTCATCGAGGTCAAGTTCAGCCGCTGCTTCGGGCCCTTCGGGGGCGACCAGCAGACCTACCGGGCCGGCGAAGCCGCCGACGCGCGCGAGAACCTCGACTGCCTCAAGCGGTTCCGGGAACGCGTCACCGACAACGGTGAGCTGCCCGGACAGGTCCTCGACGACATCGACGCCGAAGTCGCGAAGCTCATCGAAGACGCCGTCGCCGAGGCGAAGGCCGCGCCGAAACCCGCGAAGGAAGACCTCGAGACCGACGTCTACGTGTCCTACTGA
- a CDS encoding alpha-ketoacid dehydrogenase subunit beta: protein MARTISYREAITEALSQEMERDESVIVMGEENAGGPGGVLGVTKGLFPKFPGRVLDTPISESAFVGAAIGAATRGQRPVAELMFIDFMGVGFDQIFNQAAKFRYMFGGKARTPVVIRTMYGAGLRAAAQHSQCLYPIFTHIPGLKVVVPSSPYEAKGLLIQAIRDDDPVIFCEHKALYDTSGDVPEDSYTIPFGEANVVRDGGDVTIVAFGRMVAVAEEAAKELAAGDIEAEIIDPRTTSPLDTGTIRESVGNTGRLVVVDEASPRCNLATDISALVAKEAFGALRAPIEMVTPPHTPVPFSDALEDLYLPDAQKVINAAKAVVEYRR from the coding sequence ATGGCCAGGACGATCAGCTACCGCGAGGCGATCACCGAGGCGCTCAGCCAGGAGATGGAGCGCGACGAGTCGGTCATCGTCATGGGGGAGGAGAACGCCGGCGGCCCGGGCGGCGTCCTCGGCGTCACGAAGGGGCTCTTCCCCAAGTTCCCCGGCCGCGTCCTCGACACGCCGATCTCCGAGTCCGCTTTCGTCGGCGCGGCGATCGGCGCCGCGACGCGCGGGCAGCGGCCGGTCGCGGAACTGATGTTCATCGACTTCATGGGCGTCGGCTTCGACCAGATCTTCAACCAGGCGGCCAAGTTCCGGTACATGTTCGGCGGCAAGGCCCGGACGCCCGTGGTGATCCGGACGATGTACGGCGCCGGGCTGCGGGCCGCCGCGCAGCATTCGCAGTGCCTGTACCCGATCTTCACGCACATCCCGGGCCTGAAGGTCGTCGTGCCGTCGAGCCCGTACGAGGCGAAAGGCCTGCTCATCCAGGCCATCCGCGACGACGACCCGGTGATCTTCTGCGAGCACAAGGCCCTCTACGACACCAGCGGCGACGTTCCCGAGGACAGCTACACGATCCCGTTCGGAGAGGCCAACGTCGTGCGTGACGGCGGCGACGTCACGATCGTCGCGTTCGGGCGGATGGTCGCCGTCGCGGAAGAAGCCGCGAAAGAGCTGGCCGCCGGCGACATCGAAGCCGAGATCATCGACCCGCGCACCACCAGCCCGCTCGACACCGGCACGATCCGCGAAAGCGTCGGGAACACCGGGCGCCTGGTCGTCGTCGACGAGGCCTCGCCGCGCTGCAACCTCGCCACGGACATCTCCGCGCTCGTCGCGAAGGAGGCGTTCGGCGCCCTGCGGGCCCCGATCGAGATGGTGACGCCGCCGCACACGCCCGTCCCGTTCTCCGACGCGCTCGAGGACCTCTACCTCCCGGACGCGCAGAAGGTCATCAACGCGGCCAAGGCGGTCGTGGAGTACCGGCGATGA